The DNA sequence GTGTATATCCGTAAGCAATTATATTCCCAAATATCAAAAGAGAGAATTTACCTAGAGAATACACTAGCCTTGTTTGATATCATGTGGCCACCTGCAATGACACGTttgatgtatttgtttttctgcaattgtcattttatttctgttccaATTTAATTCTAAAGAATGGTGTTCACAGCAAGAAGCAGGTAAGGATCTGGATAATGTGTTTTTTAGAGATTTCAGGTGTCATATTCTAATAAATTGATATTAATGTTGGAAGTAGCAGAAAGGTACAATAAGAAAGGAGAGATACAACCAATAGGCTGGGGcttgaatcctggttctgcccaTTTCTAGCTGAATGACCTTGGACAATTTACTTTTTTCAGTATTagttttcaaatttgaaaaatattgatagTTATAGGACTCTTATGATTATTAAATGAAGTGTGTATTTAAAGAGATAAAGCATATACAGCATACTCTTTACATATTGATTTCTCTGTTGCCTTCCATACTTCTTTCCTAGAAAGGCCCAGGAGCCTTTTTTGTGACTTTCCCTTTTTGGAATATCTATTCTTAATTGTTTCAAGTTTAGGTATACATTTTCCTTTCACTAGATCCCTCTTTTCTACAAATGACAACCATGGGAGAAGCTCACAGCTGTTTTACTCACATCCAGAAATAAGTCAACTGGTCCCACTTGCAAGGATACCTAACAGCTGTATCCAGCCTTTCTAAGAGGTCAGAACTAAAGCCGAGTGGTAAGGTTTCAAGGGCAAAGCTCAAGATGTAAAGaatgataaaacaaaaaccttaatgAGCCTACACATATCTAGTGACAGATACACCACAGCTATTCTAAATTATTCAAGCTTTCTCAGACTTCTAGcagcagaaaaataattcatgtttGCTCTCTTTATTCTACTCTCATATCAtgacaaagaagcaaacaaaaagtatagcccccccccaaaaaaattataataatcacCCATATAGAGAAGAACTTTGTTAGCACATGTGGTCTTTTTAGAACCATCTAATTTCTGGGAACTAGTTTTGAAAGTAGAAGTTAAAAATGACTTTGCAATACTTATAGATGATTGTCTTACTTTCCTTTTGCTAGCATTCTGCTGGCAAAAAGTCAGTAAAACAGTTTTTTAATTATCCAGGACATCAAAAACATATACCCTTTTAGATAAGCTGTTACTGCAATTTAGCAGCAATAATACTAGGGTCAAAAGTAACAAAGAAAATTAATCTTCAAATAAGCAAACCTCAAAAGAACAGGTTTGTGTATTGAGAATAATTAATCACTTGTTTAGGCAAATATTACTGAAATGTGGTTTTTGGAAAAGGAACTGACACTCTTCAGAGGTTAGAGATCCTAGTATTTAACAAGCTACCATTTGGTGGACGGCTGGCTGGCTACCCTGTAGGCATGGCAAAAGTTTGTTCATATGTTATTATGCAACATTTAGACAATATCTTAATACCATGTAGTTCAGCTGAATCAGTCCAGTTGGAAATTGTAGCAGCATTTAGATTACCTGGCCACATGTCAAATTAAGGCTTTTTCAATCTCTAATTTTCACTTGCTATGTTTTGACACAGATATTCTTGGAAAGCCTAAATTGTTTATGATTTGACAATATTTAGTGGAGTGAACCCCTCCACTTTCACTTTTAGTCATTGATTAAGATTGCATTACCATATAAGATATTTAGCTTGTCATTATAACAAATAATATATGTTatcacacagaaaataaaatattagtatattTTGGACAGTTAGGATGGAACTTTTCTACACCCgttttatacaatatatattgtatactttTCTTCTTTGCAGGTAGTTCTTATTGTAAAGATGAAATTCAGTTTCTACGGTGGAAATCATTTTACTATGCAACTAATCACATGTGATTATGATTCTAGAAAATAGCAATTTAAGTTGTGTAAACTAAAACAGCAGATTTGTTCTTAAGTCATATTATAAAGACCTTTAAAGTATAGCACAAACATtcgttaaaaagaaaaaagtttgctcAAAGATAACACTCTGAAACTTTATCatattcttttgagttttctccatgaaaaataagaaatcagtccatcggaatttctttttttaaaatttccagctCACTCTGTCTAGGTGTCTGTTTGGATACACTCTGTCTGTTTGGATAGCTTCTTCCCCATCCTCCTAACTGAATGACAccacaactattttattttagaagaaaataaagttttcacatttttaataaaaaaaaaaccttagaggTTATATACACAGGATCTAATGAATTCAGGTAACAAATGacttttaagcaaaaataattgTCATCCTTATGACATTATTTCAGCTACTTTCTATGAATCAGGTAATGTAGTACTTAATTATCTCTAGTATGaaacataaaatgaaacactTTAAAAGCACTTCTACAcgtatttttattacttataaaCATATTGTGAATTTTAGTAAATAGAACCAGTGGCTGAGGAGGAACAGAAGTTAATGTTGAGTGTGTGTGCATccccacagaagaaaactaaattCTTAATTATTGTAAATTTGTATTCAAAACTAAAATGTTAAATGCTGGTCAACTGTCATTCCCATTAGTACCTGGTACTTTCTAAACCAAGGAATCTTGAAATGTTTGACTCATGTATTTAAGTTAGCTGATAATCTATGCTTAGAATTCCTGAAAAACTAACACAAAAATGTCTCCTTTAAAGGTGACTTGGAATTTACCATTGAGATAATGCCAAATGGTCACTAAAGATGTTTAAACATCATTGTCTACTGTCTTCAGTGTGCCATTACAGAGTCTTGGGTTCCTTTCACATAATAATCAGTAGAGGATGAATAAGTCTCACCACTTGAAAGTAACTGAGAAAGGAAGTCAACAGAGTAATCTGGTTTTGCTGGGTTGATTCAAGAAGAGACACAATATCCACCCCTCCTCTTCTAGTTCTCTCTCCCTCAACCAGCCCACACCCCtgcaagaaagaaataagggaaagagagaaagaaggaaagagagagggaaaaggcaAGAACAAAATCTAGGGATCCCAGGCATAATTTACACTGAGGAGAAAACGTCACACTGTAGGATAAACTATAGCCATGGAAACAGACTTATGacttttactttgaaaataaaagaatgacaatGAAATTTGTGTGAGGTCTGTGTGAATCCAGCCCCAGATGTTTACAATGCTGTAGTAGTATGGCTCTGCAATATGAGAGGTTTCAGAAGAAACAGTACAACAGGACACCACGAAGCAGTGCATACGCTATTGACAATGCAGGCATGAGCATCATGTTACCAAGAGAGAAGGCAGGCAGAAGACAAATAGCAGCGGTGGTGCCTGAAAAGCTAACTTCATGGACTGCAATCACTCAAACTAACATAAGGGacgcaaaacaaaacaaaacaaaaatcaaaaccagaaaaatgtttttccctCATATCTAGAGGTGCTGGGGTAAgggaatgggggtggggagagagtggaattgatttttctttctgaaataaagtTCCCACAAAGCCCCTATAATTGACAGCGGATGATTATTTTCAGCTTGAGGAGCCTGTCCCAAACTCTTAACAAGATTTccagggaaaagaaacaaaatgtgtttACTTGAGCCAtttccagaaggaaagaaaaagagctcTTTGGAGGAGGTAGGAAGGGCggtggagagagaaaaggggcaTCTTTGCACTGCAACAACTCTCTTGAGCGCCCTGCGTGGTCCGGCGAGTGACAGGCTGGAGGGAAGGAGTGGATAGGGCGGCAAGGGGTGGGGGATGTGGAGGGAGCGCGCTTAGGGGAGGGGATGCGGCAGCACAATGTATACATGGGGCGGGGGGGCGGGTGGTGAATTAGTGTGAAAGTATTCCACTTAATCATTTTACAGGGGTTGGGGACGTAAATATTTAGCTGGCCACATCTGGAAGAGATTTTTCCCCCCCGTGTGGGCTGGGGGTGGATAATTGGAAGGAGGGGAGCACGCATTTGTTACTTACTGTACGGGCAGTTCTCCTTCTTGGTCCCGCTGACCTTCCCGTTCTTTTCAATCTTGAGAAAGTACTTGGTGAAAGAGAATAGCTTTCTCCAGCGGACATCTCCTTGAAGGTGATTGTAGCTCCGCACATGCCTTCCCGCgctggaaggagaggagaaggaggaggaagaagaattgGTGGTCTCTGGTGACACCATGTCCTGACCAAGGGCTTGGCAGGTGACAGGGACGGAAGATACcaagaacagcaacaaaaagcagcagcagcagcagccgggCAGGTGGggaaaggctgaggcacaatGTGTCAGTATCCATTTCCACATTGTACTGAAACTCTCGGGACTGGAAATTGTCTCATCAGAAGGAACATACTGGAAGGGTAAGACCTGGTGCAAGGCAAGGAGAGAGTTCGAGGTG is a window from the Rhinopithecus roxellana isolate Shanxi Qingling chromosome 3, ASM756505v1, whole genome shotgun sequence genome containing:
- the FGF10 gene encoding fibroblast growth factor 10; translation: MWKWILTHCASAFPHLPGCCCCCFLLLFLVSSVPVTCQALGQDMVSPETTNSSSSSFSSPSSAGRHVRSYNHLQGDVRWRKLFSFTKYFLKIEKNGKVSGTKKENCPYSILEITSVEIGVVAVKAINSNYYLAMNKKGKLYGSKEFNNDCKLKERIEENGYNTYASFNWQHNGRQMYVALNGKGAPRRGQKTRRKNTSAHFLPMVVHS